The following proteins come from a genomic window of Brevibacillus antibioticus:
- a CDS encoding response regulator, translating to MNPIRVFLVEDDPVWRKGLIDFLNKEPDLTVVGEAGFKAEAIERFLPAKADVVLMDINLTENNLDGIETAIEFMALQADSKIIMLTSLTDEAVIVESFSAGAVNYISKSSFKEIPDAIRAAHSSQSAIHPTAAAALRNEFLRLKNDENQKLLSPAERDILQLIHQGHTQTQIEQSLHITKRTIKNHINRILKKMGVKTSKEAATKASQKKLF from the coding sequence ATGAATCCAATCAGGGTATTTTTAGTAGAGGATGATCCCGTCTGGCGCAAAGGTCTCATTGACTTCCTGAACAAAGAACCGGATCTCACTGTAGTAGGGGAAGCAGGGTTCAAAGCAGAAGCAATCGAGCGCTTTTTGCCTGCCAAAGCGGATGTCGTCTTAATGGACATTAACTTGACCGAGAACAATCTGGACGGGATCGAGACGGCAATCGAATTCATGGCACTCCAAGCTGACAGTAAAATCATCATGCTCACCTCTCTGACAGACGAGGCAGTGATCGTGGAATCCTTCTCAGCGGGTGCCGTCAACTACATCAGCAAATCGAGCTTCAAGGAAATTCCCGACGCCATCCGTGCTGCTCACAGCAGTCAATCTGCCATTCACCCTACGGCAGCTGCGGCACTGCGCAACGAATTTTTGCGTTTGAAAAACGATGAAAATCAAAAGCTGTTATCTCCCGCAGAGAGGGATATCCTACAACTAATCCACCAAGGTCATACGCAGACACAGATTGAACAATCTCTCCACATCACGAAGCGTACGATCAAAAATCACATCAACCGAATCCTCAAAAAAATGGGCGTCAAAACAAGCAAGGAAGCGGCCACAAAGGCCAGCCAAAAAAAGCTATTCTAG